A genomic window from Yarrowia lipolytica chromosome 1D, complete sequence includes:
- a CDS encoding uncharacterized protein (Compare to YALI0D02783g, weakly similar to uniprot|P21657 Saccharomyces cerevisiae YIR023w DAL81 transcriptional activator for allantoin and GABA catabolic genes, similar to Saccharomyces cerevisiae DAL81 (YIR023W); ancestral locus Anc_2.651) → MKNEFFDLGNSPNKSPDVPALDDSTFYGRESGIMYKTDSSRRPSIPGYFNAGGLGSSPNSPMTFYMPQNSVAQAVTPGMSSMGSTQPMSGATQPMPGATQTMPGATQAMTGTTQAMSGTTPAMSHTTQAMSGTTQLMSHTTQAMSGTTPAMSHTQPHTQTMSGTPPNMVSSSTNPRSLVTTASGKVRSRPCDACRKRKARCQTEPNATQCNKCAARGIACTFLETVRPKRRRVDTASPETGGNVTSAQVQSGSAHNSTSNNTPIGVETERMSQSQFQSQDDVITLKDTLPVSDYSSLPGKSLLKKTLSLQYPKSSFYVGHTSVHDVRFFDTATLDHIGQCVLNKDTAMRRVAPDVLFTIRNDFADDLHSEFIANSDQVERIVAPHGLALIDLYFRIVHPAFPILHKRIFMEKYARTHREFSPPLLAAVYILALKWWNYEPQLASQPKPDVEKLRRIALNSFSDLYEQPKLSVVQAGLLILQCSMERARSWILISHVISLAEELGLGMDCQTWRLPRWERALRRRLAWAVYIQDKWVALIEGRPSHIDESRQWLVRRISADDFPDRQTDSDMEGSLETENGRLLFMEMVRLSEIVSEILDTFFTMVAKRNLTDTAAILTKAKPIQIKLRDWHIGLPECLRMSNTKPRRLNSNGYLHLAYFAAEITLHRRIIRSLSDSLPDQIVSVCRQAAKARLLAAIELVDTLKHEHIQAFWHSSAATNFALIGSFAALLYVTSRDDAERGFYREQLLNYRWILRVGCKGFDEMGLALDKLEEAISQVPGLNDPPKEDESYDDEESEEEGGGEEEGEEEGEGEPDHVTANGNGLVSHVPERSGSDGGGESPFDPADIDLEKLVSEMNQ, encoded by the coding sequence ATGAAAAACGAATTCTTCGACCTCGGGAACTCGCCCAATAAGTCTCCCGATGTCCCTGCTCTCGACGACAGCACCTTTTACGGCCGTGAAAGCGGAATCATGTATAAGACGGACTCCTCGCGGCGGCCGTCGATTCCGGGCTACTTTAACGCTGGCGGGCTCGGATCGAGTCCAAATTCTCCCATGACGTTCTACATGCCTCAAAACTCGGTCGCTCAGGCAGTTACGCCGGGCATGTCGAGCATGGGGTCGACGCAACCCATGTCGGGGGCGACGCAGCCTATGCCGGGGGCGACACAAACCATGCCTGGGGCGACACAAGCCATGACGGGGACAACCCAAGCCATGTCAGGGACGACCCCGGCCATGtcacacaccacacaagCCATGTCAGGGACAACACAACTCATGTCGCACACGACACAAGCAATGTCAGGGACCACGCCGGCCATgtcacacacacaaccacacacacaaaccaTGTCGGGAACCCCCCCTAACATGGTGTCGTCGTCGACAAACCCACGGTCTCTGGTGACCACAGCGTCTGGAAAAGTGCGTTCTCGGCCCTGTGACGCGTGCCGCAAACGCAAGGCCCGATGCCAGACGGAGCCCAATGCCACCCAGTGCAACAAGTGTGCGGCCCGAGGCATTGCGTGCACCTTTTTGGAGACCGTGCGACCCAAACGACGACGGGTTGACACAGCAAGCCCGGAGACAGGTGGAAACGTTACTTCAGCTCAGGTCCAGAGTGGTTCCGCCCACAATTCtacctccaacaacacccCCATTGGAGTTGAGACCGAGAGGATGAGTCAATCCCAATTTCAGTCTCAGGATGACGTAAtcactctcaaggacacTCTGCCGGTTTCCGACTACTCCAGTTTGCCTGGTAAATCGCTTCTGAAGAAGACACTGTCTCTGCAGTACCCCAAGTCGTCGTTTTACGTCGGCCATACTTCTGTCCATGACGTTCGTTTTTTCGACACCGCCACCCTGGACCATATTGGTCAATGTGTGCTCAACAAAGACACGGCAATGAGACGGGTGGCTCCCGACGTGTTGTTTACGATCCGCAACGACTTTGCCGACGATTTACATTCGGAATTCATTGCCAATTCCGACCAGGTGGAGCGCATAGTTGCTCCGCACGGCCTCGCGCTCATCGATCTCTACTTCCGTATCGTTCATCCGGCATTTCCGATTCTGCACAAACGAATATTCATGGAAAAATACGCGCGGACCCACCGGGAGTTTTCGCCGCCGCTGCTCGCCGCTGTCTACATTCTGGCGCTTAAATGGTGGAATTACGAGCCCCAGTTGGCGTCCCAGCCCAAACCGGACGTTGAGAAGCTACGCCGAATCGCCCTCAACAGCTTTTCGGACCTCTACGAACAACCAAAGCTATCGGTGGTGCAGGCAGGCTTACTAATCCTTCAATGCAGCATGGAGCGCGCTCGCAGCTGGATTCTGATCAGCCACGTGATCTCGCtggccgaggagctcgGGCTCGGCATGGATTGTCAGACGTGGCGTCTTCCGCGGTGGGAGCGCGCTTTACGGCGGCGGTTGGCCTGGGCCGTTTACATCCAGGACAAGTGGGTTGCTCTGATTGAGGGGCGACCGAGTCATATTGACGAGTCTCGTCAGTGGCTGGTGCGGCGGATTTCGGCCGACGATTTCCCCGATCGGCAGACGGACTCGGACATGGAGGGATCGCTGGAGACGGAAAACGGGCGGCTGCTGTTCATGGAGATGGTGCGGCTGTCGGAAATCGTGTCTGAGATTCTCGACACGTTTTTCACCATGGTTGCCAAGCGCAATCTCACCGACACCGCCGCAATTCtgaccaaggccaagccAATCCAGATCAAGCTGCGCGATTGGCATATTGGGCTTCCAGAGTGTCTGCGGATGAGTAATACGAAACCGCGGCGACTCAATTCCAACGGATACCTGCATTTGGCATATTTTGCCGCCGAAATCACTCTCCATCGACGAATCATCCGATCGCTCAGTGACTCGTTGCCCGACCAGATCGTCTCGGTATGTCGACAGGCCGCCAAAGCGCGTCTACTGGCGGCCATAGAGCTCGTCGACACGCTCAAACACGAACACATACAGGCGTTCTGGCACTCATCGGCTGCAACCAACTTTGCGCTCATCGGCTCGTTCGCGGCGCTGCTCTATgtcacgtcacgtgacgacgCCGAGCGGGGATTCTACCGCGAACAGCTGCTCAATTACCGCTGGATTCTACGCGTCGGATGCAAGGGTTTCGACGAGATGGGTCTGGCGCTGGATAAGTTGGAAGAGGCCATTTCGCAGGTGCCCGGTTTGAACGACCCGCCGAAAGAAGACGAGTCGtatgacgacgaggagagtgaggaggagggagggggagaggaagagggagaggaggagggggagggagAACCGGATCACGTAACCGCAAATGGAAACGGTTTGGTTAGTCACGTGCCAGAACGGTCTGGTTCGGACGGGGGTGGAGAGTCTCCATTTGATCCGGCGGACATCGAtttggagaagctggttTCGGAGATGAATCAGTGA
- a CDS encoding uncharacterized protein (Compare to YALI0D02805g, highly similar to uniprot|P33204 Saccharomyces cerevisiae YKL013c ARC19 subunit of the ARP2/3 complex, similar to Saccharomyces cerevisiae ARC19 (YKL013C); ancestral locus Anc_2.650): MSQSLRPYLLAVRTSLTAALCLEDFGSQVAERHNVPEVESGKSAEALLNPMTIARNENEMVLIEPSINSVRVSIRIKQADEIERILVHQFTRFLTGRAESFYILRRKPVPGYSISFLITNFHTETMLKHKLVDFIIEFMEVVDKEISEMKLVLNARARFIAESYLVAFD, translated from the exons AT GTCCCAATCCCTCCGACCCTACCTTCTTGCCGTACGTACCTCTCTCACAGCAGCCCTCTGTCTGGAAGACTTTGGCTCGCAGGTGGCAGAGCGACACAATGTGCCCGAGGTGGAGTCCGGCAAGTCAGCTGAGGCGCTGCTCAACCCTATGACCATTGCGCGAAACGAAAACGAAATGGTGCTGATCGAGCCATCCATCAACTCGGTGCGAGTGTCGATTCGAATCAAGCAGGCGGACGAGATTGAACGGATTCTCGTGCACCAGTTCACGCGGTTCCTGACCGGCCGAGCCGAGTCTTTCTACATTCTGCGACGAAAACCCGTGCCTGGATACAGCATTTCGTTCCTCATCACAAACTTCCACACCGAGACCATGCTCAAGCACAAGCTGGTGGACTTTATCATTGAGTTTATGGAGGTGGtcgacaaggagatcaGTGAGATGAAGCTGGTGCTCAATGCCAGAGCGCGATTTATCGCAGAGAGTTATTTGGTTGC GTTCGACTAA
- a CDS encoding uncharacterized protein (Compare to YALI0D02827g, weakly similar to uniprot|P33203 Saccharomyces cerevisiae YKL012w PRP40 splicing factor, similar to Saccharomyces cerevisiae PRP40 (YKL012W); ancestral locus Anc_2.649): MTWQEHKAEDGRTYYFDPETQNSTWDKPEELFTEREIALKRTNWKEYTAEGGRKYWFNTESKESVWVFPADAEAILQGEAAADESIPKEPREVREQRGREKREEHLPSLSSIAPDNVQQQFKGGSSEEIEASYKQLMADKEVDSSWTVQKLMKECLEDPRYWAVRDALRRRELFEEFLTEIEQKEVQETLDKRLEYQQRVYDLFEQSNKIGPYSRWISVEEEFRDDPLFHTGHVDDRKLALAKYVRFLNEQEQKKTAEIKAAGKQFLKSVLQIDIVKSTWNDTLRDIKSRSAELAAERPEMRLLNKMDLLDVYSKTIEEKEAELVEQIEQKSAVAARQARIARQQFVKLLSEQVDKGHIVYTTKWKELVDYIKDDVRFQNLCGIRHSSTPLDLFWDVIEVENRRVRNLRTIAQGYLTSEGKNIDSLTLDEFGHLIAACSDYTTNLEHPRYTQQVYNALKDSDFEIDRFASDRKLRRLQDDFRYALRDMEPVIQVSDTWDAVRRVADRLPEAKGLSAVQREAAFDKYIARLRDRPRGRVGRDRDVRGGGERERGDRGERGDKRGVSLDY, translated from the coding sequence ATGACCTGGCAAGAACACAAGGCGGAGGACGGACGAACGTACTACTTCGACCCGGAAACGCAAAACTCGACGTGGgacaagcccgaggagctCTTCACGGAGCGCGAAATCGCCCTCAAACGCACAAACTGGAAGGAATACACCGCCGAGGGAGGCCGCAAATACTGGTTCAAcaccgagtccaaggaAAGTGTGTGGGTGTTTCCCGCAGATGCCGAAGCGATTCTTCAGGGAGAAGCGGCGGCCGATGAGTCGATTCCCAAAGAACCCCGAGAGGTGCGAGAACAGCGTGGTCGAGAAAAACGAGAGGAACATTTACCGTCTCTGAGCTCGATTGCGCCGGATAatgtgcagcagcagttcaAGGGAGGCAGTtccgaggagattgaggcgTCTTACAAACAGCTGATGGCCGACAAGGAGGTCGACAGTAGCTGGACGGTTCAGAAGCTGATGAAAGAGTGTCTTGAAGACCCCCGATACTGGGCTGTGCGAGACGCTCTGAGACGGCGGGAACTGTTTGAGGAGTTTCTGACCGAGATTGAGCAGAAGGAGGTCCAGGAGACGTTGGATAAACGCCTGGAGTACCAGCAGAGAGTCTATGATTTGTTTGAACAGTCCAACAAGATTGGGCCGTATTCTCGCTGGATCAGcgtggaagaagagttCCGCGACGACCCACTGTTCCACacaggtcacgtggacgACCGTAAACTGGCGCTCGCAAAATATGTCCGTTTTTTGAACGAACAGGAGCAGAAAAAAACCGCCGAGATCAAGGCCGCCGGAAAACAATTTCTCAAGTCCGTGCTGCAAATCGACATTGTCAAATCTACCTGGAACGATACCCTGAGAGATATCAAGTCGAGATCGGCGGAACTTGCTGCCGAGAGGCCGGAAATGCGactgctcaacaagatggACTTGCTGGACGTCTATTCAAAGACAAtcgaagagaaggaagcCGAGTTGGTGGAACAGATTGAACAGAAATCCGCCGTCGCTGCCAGACAGGCCAGAATAGCCCGCCAACAGTTTGTCAAACTGCTCTCCGAACAGGTCGACAAGGGCCATATCGTCTACACCACCAAATGgaaggagctggtggaCTACATCAAGGACGATGTGCGATTCCAGAACCTGTGTGGAATCAGACACTCATCCACACCGCTGGACCTCTTCTGGGACGTGATTGAGGTCGAAAACAGACGGGTCCGAAACCTGAGGACCATCGCCCAGGGATATCTGACAAGCGAGGGCAAAAATATCGACAGCCTGACCCTCGACGAATTTGGCCACCTGATCGCAGCGTGCTCGGACTACACCACCAATCTCGAACATCCTCGGTACACCCAGCAGGTCTACAatgctctcaaggactcGGATTTCGAAATCGACCGGTTTGCTTCAGATCGAAAGCTGCGACGACTTCAGGACGACTTCCGGTACGCCCTGAGAGACATGGAGCCGGTCATCCAGGTGTCGGACACGTGGGATGCGGTAAGAAGAGTGGCCGACCGACTGCCGGAAGCAAAGGGACTCAGTGCGGTGCAGAGAGAAGCGGCGTTCGACAAGTACATCGCCAGATTGAGGGACAGGCCGAGAGGAAGAGTGGGTAGAGATAGAGACGTGAGGGGAGGCGGAGAAAGGGAGCGGGGTGATAGAGGCGAGAGAGGGGACAAGAGAGGCGTTTCTCTGGATTATTAG
- a CDS encoding uncharacterized protein (Compare to YALI0D02849g, similar to Saccharomyces cerevisiae SEC11 (YIR022W); ancestral locus Anc_2.648, similar to uniprot|P15367 Saccharomyces cerevisiae YIR022w SEC11 signal sequence processing protein) — protein MVNFGAQSIRQTLVQLLGFAAIFTSSYMFYKGLSIVANSESPLVVVLSGSMEPAYQRGDVLLLWNRQKHVDVGEVVVYNIDGRTTPIVHRVLRSHASDNKQLLLTKGDNNAVDDVSFYGGRNQYLDREKEVVGVVKGYLPLVGYITILLAENQYFKYGLLGITGLLAFIQGE, from the coding sequence ATGGTCAATTTTGGAGCGCAATCGATTCGGCAGACGCTGGTCCAGCTTCTGGGCTTTGCCGCCATCTTCACCTCATCCTACATGTTCTACAAGGGCCTGTCTATTGTTGCCAACAGCGAGTCTCCTCTAGTGGTGGTTCTTTCGGGATCCATGGAGCCGGCGTATCAGCGAGGCGacgtgttgttgttgtggaACCGCCAGAAACACGTGGATGTTGGCGAAGTGGTGGTTTACAACATTGATGGCCGGACAACTCCGATTGTCCATCGGGTTCTGCGATCGCATGCGTCGGACAACAAACAGCTGTTGCTGACCAAGGGCGACAATAACGCGGTGGATGACGTGTCCTTTTATGGCGGACGAAACCAGTATCTGGACCGCGAGAAGGAGGTCGTTGGAGTGGTCAAGGGCTATCTTCCGTTGGTGGGATATATTACCATTTTGTTGGCGGAAAACCAGTACTTCAAGTACGGCTTGTTGGGTATTACTGGCTTGTTGGCTTTTATTCAGGGAGAATAG
- a CDS encoding uncharacterized protein (Compare to YALI0D02871g, similar to uniprot|P43593 Saccharomyces cerevisiae YFR010w UBP6 ubiquitin-specific protease, similar to Saccharomyces cerevisiae UBP6 (YFR010W); ancestral locus Anc_1.369): protein MLSVNVKHAGKKYAVEVDPESTGEVFKNQLFSLTGVPPERQKILVKGGQLKDDTLMNSVGLKEGQTLMLLGSAAAPPKAPEKQAVFLEDMTDAQKAETLQTPPGLVNLGNTCYLNSSLQAMRTIPELQESLKTSGAAPGSLTNGLNHLYTQMSKTTQPFQPYAFVIQLREHFPQFAEQTQGMYKQQDAEEAWSSIFSVLSRDLKDDHVAKYLGGRYETKLVCDEAPDRSPVMGTEDFAKLHCHISISTNYLVDGLQAGLTETLEKNDEELGRNASFTKTRRITRLPKYLTVQYVRFFWRRDTQKKSKILRKVIFPINELDVTPLCSDELKAKLIPVRDRVREIGKEKEDARRAAKRAKMNEEVGATGEVPADEIQQKDKEYAEEIEQLTDSELKNDVGANTSGLYNLQAIVTHQGASADSGHYQAFVRNEKEPGKWWKFNDDKVTEVDEAKIETLAGGGESDSALILLYKSFE from the coding sequence aTGCTTTCTGTCAACGTCAAACACGCGGGAAAAAAATACGcggtggaggtggatcCCGAGTCGACCGGGGAGGTGTTCAAGAACCAGCTGTTTTCGTTGACCGGGGTGCCTCCGGAGCGCCAGAAGATTCTGGTCAAGGGCGGACAGCTAAAAGATGACACGTTGATGAACAGCGTGGGGCTCAAGGAGGGCCAGACGCTGATGCTTCTCGGGTCTGCCGCGGCTCCTCCAAAGGCGCCCGAGAAACAGGCtgtgtttctggaggaCATGACGGACGCGCAAAAGGCCGAAACGCTGCAGACTCCTCCGGGTCTGGTGAATCTGGGCAACACGTGTTATCTCAATTCGTCGTTGCAGGCGATGCGGACGATTCCGGAGCTCCAGGAGTCGTTGAAAACTAGTGGAGCCGCGCCCGGATCGCTCACCAACGGCCTCAACCATCTGTACACTCAGATGAGCAAGACGACGCAGCCGTTCCAGCCCTATGCGTTTGTGATCCAGCTGCGAGAACACTTTCCGCAGTTTGCCGAGCAGACGCAGGGCATGTACAAGCAGCAGGACGCGGAGGAAGCGTGGTCGTCGATTTTCTCGGTGctttcacgtgatctgaaAGACGACCATGTGGCCAAGTATCTGGGAGGTCGGTATGAGACCAAGTTGGTGTGCGATGAGGCCCCAGACCGATCGCCGGTAATGGGCACCGAGGACTTTGCAAAGCTGCATTGTCACatttccatctccaccaactaTCTGGTGGATGGACTCCAGGCCGGGCTGACCGAGACTTTGGAGAAGAatgacgaggagctggggCGAAATGCGTCCTTCACCAAGACGCGGCGCATTACGCGACTGCCCAAGTATCTGACTGTGCAATACGTGCGTTTCTTCTGGCGACGAGACACCCAGAAAAAGTCCAAGATTCTGCGAAAGGTGATTTTCCCCATCAATGAGCTCGACGTGACTCCTCTGTGTTcggacgagctcaaggccaagctgaTTCCCGTGCGAGATCGGGTCCGGGAGATCggcaaggagaaggaggatgcCCGGCGAGCAGCCAAACGGGCCAAGATGAATGAGGAGGTGGGAGCTACCGGCGAGGTGCCTGCGGACGAAATCCAGcagaaggacaaggagtacgccgaggagattgagcagctgACCGACtcggagctcaagaacgacGTCGGCGCCAACACCTCAGGTCTGTACAACCTGCAGGCCATTGTGACCCATCAGGGCGCCTCGGCTGACTCGGGCCATTACCAGGCGTTTGTACGAAACGAAAAGGAGCCCGGCAAGTGGTGGAAGTtcaacgacgacaaggTGACCGAGGTCGACGAGGCCAAAATTGAGACTTTGGccggaggtggagaaagCGACAGTGCGCTGATTTTGCTCTACAAGAGTTTTGAATGA